In Trichoderma asperellum chromosome 1, complete sequence, a single window of DNA contains:
- a CDS encoding uncharacterized protein (EggNog:ENOG41~TransMembrane:1 (o420-438i)) yields the protein MALHMKSGGIGAAAFQGQQQQDRALSRDKAPPKRASTAKPLQFVTVTSTKQKNRKDVSKVVRTQAMRDYFWKQRNPDSSEAAASDLPMDPSQYKGRFRLNSPPNAAKAKAKAAAKKDKTRAKKANQVARVQKGRIGAARDRGPLLDIRFYLTDGLLEKIPPSMLGATLDPFDSFNLDMKPEALKLIWYYKQSYVKEFLELNVGGGYTLFDARENCALFHAILYLVALDYVLRRGFEDDLGCLYHSSEAFRLINNQIRSGKIEDSTIAAVAMISTKENLAGMFDISYIHMQGLKDMVQKRGGIDSIRGIHRGVVLWADFFNSTVFNCAPQFPTNFSPVIEEPPITPPESNPLSSPLETILNDELPVLLIIQSLRDVSEEKENYRSITQNNKEINNRIYDIEYKLHCLQRNNHEHGTSCGKMIPFCVALNIYLYLAIRELPVRSKLMMMLIDRLQETFNTEPMQWWISNQQQKNRILWMLFIGYAAGVDTYKDAWFFITIKTMCKNYKIHDMDQLKQNLKDVLWLDSWCDQYFDKLKVALEAPKVEP from the exons ATGGCTCTGCATATGAAGTCGGGCGGCATTGGCGCTGCCGCGTTTCAGggacaacagcagcaggatcGGGCTCTATCACGAGACAAAG CTCCGCCAAAACGTGCATCCACCGCAAAGCCGCTCCAGTTCGTCACCGTCACCTCCACCAAGCAAAAGAACCGCAAGGATGTCTCCAAGGTCGTCCGCACCCAGGCCATGCGCGACTATTTCTGGAAGCAGCGCAACCCCGACAGCTctgaagccgccgccagcgaTCTGCCCATGGACCCGTCGCAGTACAAGGGCCGCTTCCGCCTCAACTCGCCGCCCAACGCCGCAAAGgcaaaggccaaggccgcggCCAAGAAGGATAAGACGCGCGCAAAAAAGGCCAACCAGGTCGCCAGAGTGCAAAAGGGGCGCATCGGCGCGGCGAGAGACCGAGGGCCGCTGCTCGACATTCGCTTCTACCTCACCGACGGCCTCTTGGAGAAGATCCCCCCGAGCATGCTGGGCGCGACGCTGGATCCCTTTGACTCGTTCAACCTGGATATGAAGCCCGAGGCCTTGAAGCTCATCTGGTACT ATAAGCAAAGTTACGTCAAAGAATTCCTCGAGCTCAACGTCGGCGGTGGCTATACCCTGTTTGATGCCAGGGAAAACTGCGCTCTCTTTCACGCCATCTTGTATCTGGTGGCCCTCGACTACGTTCTCCGTCGCGGCTTCGAAGATGACTTGGGGTGCCTGTACCACTCATCAGAGGCTTTCCGCCTCATCAACAACCAGATTCGGAGTGGCAAGATTGAAGACTCGACAATTGCCGCTGTGGCAATGATTTCCACCAAGGAA AACCTTGCCGGCATGTTTGACATTTCATATATCCACATGCAGGGCCTCAAAGACATGGTTCAAAAGCGTGGTGGCATAGACAGCATCAGGGGCATACACCGAGGAGTAGTTCTGTG GGCCGATTTCTTCAATTCAACAGTCTTCAACTGCGCGCCGCAGTTTCCCACAAACTTCTCCCCCGTCATCGAAGAACCACCGATTACACCCCCTGAATCTAATCCTCTAAGCTCGCCTTTAGAAACCATTCTCAACGATGAACTTCCGGTCCTCTTAATCATCCAGTCACTCCGCGATGTGTctgaggagaaagaaaattacCGCTCCATTACCCAAAACAACAAGGAAATAAACAACCGAATTTATGATATTGAATACAAGCTTCATTGCTTGCAGAGAAATAATCACGAACACGGCACTAGCTGTGGAAAGATGATTCCATTTTGTGTCGCGCTAAACATCTATCTCTACCTAGCAATACGAGAGCTTCCTGTCAGATCCaagttgatgatgatgttgatagATCGCCTGCAAGAGACTTTCAATACGGAGCCTATGCAGTGGTGGATCTCCaatcagcagcaaaagaaccGGATATTGTGGATGTTATTCATCGGATATGCCGCTGGCGTGGACACTTACAAAGATGCATggttttttataactataaaaaccaTGTGCAAAAACTACAAGATTCACGACATGGACCAGCTCAAACAAAACTTGAAGGATGTCCTATGGCTGGACTCTTGGTGTGATCAGTACTTTGACAAGTTGAAAGTCGCCTTGGAAGCTCCAAAAGTCGAACCATAG